A DNA window from Aquarana catesbeiana isolate 2022-GZ linkage group LG01, ASM4218655v1, whole genome shotgun sequence contains the following coding sequences:
- the LOC141128650 gene encoding olfactory receptor 6F1-like produces the protein MVFPENCTAVTEILVIGFKPYNGFRIPMFVVFLIIYLLIFSENLMIIYIIWSSTRLNSPMFFSIKSMCVYELLNITNMLPMTLHYIVSERPTITVTGCSIQSVMHGIAGDIGSFHYALMSYDRYLAVCHPLRYSSFVNNIIYLRVVIAFWIISIAFSAVTAGLLHQLQFCGPNTIDHLFCDFYPFLDLATSDTTPIRFYTVVISALMIFITILSFFITYTFIIHSILKIPSSSGRKKSFSTCSSHLIVFSMQYSSSVSVYLLPAEIVTPQVTNIYAIVQFCWTPLMNPLIYTFNNKGFRAECMRKIKKINKTI, from the coding sequence ATGGTGTTTCCAGAGAACTGCACAGCCGTCACTGAAATTCTGGTTATTGGATTTAAACCTTATAATGGCTTCCGGATTCCAATGTTTGTTGTGTTTCTCATCATTTACCTTTTGATATTTAGTGAAAATCTGATGATCATCTATATAATTTGGAGCAGCACTCGTCTTAATTCTCCCatgtttttttcaattaaaagCATGTGCGTATATGAACTGTTGAACATTACAAATATGCTTCCCATGACGCTCCATTATATCGTTTCTGAAAGACCGACCATCACTGTAACTGGCTGCAGCATACAATCAGTTATGCACGGGATTGCAGGAGATATTGGTAGTTTTCATTATGCTTTAATGTCTTATGACCGATACCTGGCTGTTTGCCATCCTTTGCGCTATTCTTCTTTTGTGAATAATATCATCTATCTCCGGGTGGTCATTGCTTTTTGGATTATTTCCATTGCATTTTCAGCTGTCACAGCTGGTTTACTGCACCAGTTACAATTTTGTGGTCCTAACACAATTGACCATTTATTCTGTGACTTTTATCCATTCTTGGACCTGGCCACCTCCGATACAACACCTATTCGCTTCTATACTGTTGTGATTAGTGCCTTGATGATATTTATCACAATTCTATCGTTTTTTATAACATACACGTTTATAATTCATTCGATTCTTAAAATTCCCTCATCCTCTGGTAGGAAGAAGAGCTTCTCTACATGTAGTTCCCACCTCATCGTGTTCTCTATGCAGTACAGTTCCAGTGTTAGTGTCTATTTGCTGCCTGCTGAAATAGTGACACCTCAAGTCACCAACATTTACGCAATTGTACAGTTTTGCTGGACCCCCTTAATGAACCCACTGATCTATACATTTAACAATAAAGGGTTTCGGGCAGAATGTATGAGAAagattaagaaaataaataaaacaatttga